In Serratia liquefaciens ATCC 27592, the genomic stretch GTGACGGAGGGGCGACAGGTAAGGCTGCAGGGTGCTTATGGCATCAGCCGCCTGTTGGATTTGCCGCATGCCGAGCCTTTGCCGCGGATTTGTTGATCCCGTCGGGGGAGAACGTCGCGGCCCAGCGTTACACTTTGCGATGTGACTCACAAATCTTCATCGCGACTCAGGCAAGTGATAAACAATGTCGAATGCACAATTAGAAAAACAAGAACTACTGGAAATTACCCGCACGCTGCTGAGCCAGCGCAGTTTCACCGATCTGTTGCTGCAACTGCGTCAGATACTGCAACGCCTGCAATTGGCAGATCAGGTCACGCTGGTGCTGTTTGACCCTGACAGCGAACGGGTCAGCTTTTATGGCCTGGATGCGCATCGACAGCCGGTGAGCTATCAGGATGAGACCCTGCTGGCAAATGGCCCGGTAAGTCGGCTGCGACAAAGCCCGCTGCCACAGCGCTGGCAGAGCGATGATCTGCACGCGCGATATCCGCAAATCGGGGCTCTGGCGCTGTATTTACCCTTTAATCAGTATTGCCTGATGCCGCTGCATGCAGGCGGTACCCTGATAGGCGGCTGTGAAGTGTTACGTTGTCACCCAGCGCCGTTCGCCGACGCCAGCCTGGTGCAGTTGCAGACACTGATGGAGTTGGTGGCATTGGCGGCAGAGCAGCTCCAGCTGCGGGAGGAGGCGGAACTCCGTCAACGGCAATTGCGCCATGAACGAGATGATTACCGCATTTTGGTCGACGTGACCAACGCGGTGCTGTCGAAACTCGATTTGGATGATTTGATCGGTGAGATCTCAAAGGAAATTCACCGTTTCTTCAAAATCGACGCGATCAGCATTGTGCTTTGCGTCGATAAAACCGAACAAGTCACCATTTATTCCACCCACTATTTGCAAGAGGACGTGGTTGAGCGTCAGCAGTACAGCGTAGCGCTGGCGGGCACCTTGTCGGAACAGGTAATGCAAAGCGGTGAAATGCTGCTGTTGAATCTGAAGCATTCCGACCGGCTGGCGGCCTATGAGCGCCAGCTGTTCGATCTCTGGCATGAGCAAATTCAAACGCTGTGCGTACTGCCGTTAGTTTTCGGCAACAAAACCCTGGGCGTACTCAAGCTGGCGCAATGTCAGCCGGACAACTTCAACGCTGCCAACCTGCGGGTGTTGCAGCAGATCGCCGAGCGTATCGCGATTGCGGTGGATAACGCGCTGGCCTATCAGGAAATTAACCGGCTCAAAGAGAGCCTGGTGCATGAGAACCTGTATCTGACCGAGCAGATTAATGGTAATAACCCGGACTTCGGCGAGATTGTCGGCCGCAGCGTGGTGATGTCCGCCGTGCTCAAACAGGTGGAAATGGTAGCGAAAAGCGACTGTTCGGTGCTGATCCTCGGCGAAACCGGCACCGGTAAAGAGCTGATAGCCCGTGCCATCCACAACCTCAGCGAACGACGCGATCAGCGCATGGTGAAAATGAACTGCGCAGTCATGCCGGCCGGGTTGCTGGAAAGCGATCTCTTTGGCCATGAAAAAGGGGCATTTACCGGGGCGACCAATCAACGAATGGGGCGTTTTGAACTGGCGGACAAGGGAACGCTGTTTCTGGATGAGGTAGGCGAAATTCCCGTAGAGCTGCAACCGAAATTGCTGCGGGTACTGCAGGAGAGGGAGTTCGAGCGCGTTGGCGGTAACAAGGTGATTTCGGTGGACGTGCGCCTGATTGCCGCGACCAACCGGGATCTGCAACAGATGGTGGCCGACCGCGAGTTTCGCAGCGATCTCTTCTATCGGCTTAACGTCTTCCCGATCGTTATTCCGCCATTGCGTGAGAGGCCGGAAGACATCCCGCAGTTAGTGAAGTTTCTGACCTATAAAATTGCGCGCCGCATGAAACGTACCATCGACAGTATCCCAGCGGAAACCTTGCGCCTGCTGAGCCAAATGCCCTGGCCGGGAAACGTGCGCGAGCTTGAGAACGTCATCGAACGTGCGGTACTGCTGACGCGTGGTACGGTGCTGAACCTGCAACTGCCTGAGTTGCAATACCCGGTCCCTTCGATGGCGCTCCCGGTTCCCAAAGCGGAGCCCAGTCAGCCAGGGGAAGATGAGCGACAGCAGATTATCAGGGTGCTGAAGGAAACCAACGGCGTGGTTGCCGGCCCACGCGGGGCCGCTCAGCGCCTGGGACTGAAACGCACCACGTTGCTTTCACGCATGAAGAAATGGGGCATTTTGGTTAAGTGAAGCGCCGCGTGGGTTAGGGGCAGCTAATGAGGAATATCCCTCATTGCGGCTTTAGGCTGAGTTACCTAAGCTAAAGCTGCAATGCAAATCGCACATAAGGAGATCATCATGACTAACTTACCATCCGAAGATCGTAATCCTGCCCCTGATGCCGCTGAAGAAAATGCGTTCTTTCCGTCACCTTACTCTTTGAGTAAATACACGTCGGCAAAGACGGATTTTGACGGCGCCCACTATCCTGCGCCTTATAAAGGCGGCAAGTGGAAGGTGTTGATGATTGCGTCTCAGGAACGCTATCTGATGATGCAAAACGGAAAGTTTTTCTCTACCGGGAACCATCCTGTGGAGATGTTATTGCCCATGCACCATATGGATCTTGCCGGGTTCGAAATCGACATTGCAACGCCATCCGGCGACCCGGTAAAGCTTGAGATGTGGGCATTCCCTGGTGAGGATGCGGCGGTCAAGGCCACCTATGAGAAATATCGCCGTCAGCTCAAGCAACCGAAAAAGCTGACTGAGGTAGTGAAGGATTTGGATGCGGGTAATTATATCGGTGTCTTTATCCCGGGCGGTCATGGGGTACTAAACGACATTCCCTTCAGCGAAGACGTGAAAAAAGCGCTGTTCTGGGCCCATGACAACGACCGTTACGTGATTTCACTGTGCCACGGGCCTGCCGGATTGTTGGCGGCGGGTTTGGGTGAGGACAAGGAAAACTTCTTGTATCGCGGTTACGAGATCTGTGTGTTCCCGGACTCGCTAGATACCGGCGCCAATATCGATATCGGTTATATTCCGGGCCCAATGCCCTGGCTGGTCGGTGAACGCCTTCGCGAACTGGGCGTCACGATCCTCAACAGCGACATCACCGGGAAAGTCCACAAAGACCGTCGTTTGTTGACCGGCGACAGCCCGTTGGCCTCCAACAATCTGGGTAAGTTGGCCGCAGAGACATTGCTTGCCGACGTTGCGGCTCGATGAACGGCGTCAGTGACGCGACATAGGTTTAAGAACGGCGTTCTGTTTTGCCCTGGCATCTGCAAGGGTGAAATAAATCTGACGACGAAAAAACGATATTATTCAGAGGGGGAGTGATTAAGGCTCAACCCACGCCAGCAGGCGCGGGTTGAGCGGATTCAACAAGATTTATGACGTTGCGTCACCGATATCCATCGGCTTTTGTTTACGAAGCAGGTGCAGCAGCAATGATACGCGGCGCTCTGTCCGTTCCGGCGTGTCCGGTGGCAAGTTATAGCGCAGAGTGTAACGCTCGTTTTTTTCATTGAAGAAATCGATGACCAGTACGGGGACCGAAGCACCCACCACTTTTCGATAGTTCAATGAGATACCTGACAACCTTCTATTCATTGAAACATCCATTATTCATCACCCTACAGCCAGGGGACGACGGGTTGACATGGCGATGCGGCCGATGCCAAAACTGAGCGCCGCGCCCAACAGCAGGATCAGCAATGAACCCCATGCCGCGCGTGATACCTGTTTGGCCGCCACTTCTGCCGCTTCGCGGGCTTTTTGCTCGGCCTGCGCCTTCAGCTGGTCGACCTTTTGTACCGCCTGCTGATAAGCTTGGGCATAGTTGTCTACGATCTGGGTCGCTTCTGCACGGCTCTTGCCTGTACGGGCTGCGACGATATTCACCAGCGCATCCTTATCTGCCGCATTCAGGGTAGGCTCACCGGATTGCTTGACGCGCTCAAACCATTGCTTGAGCTCTGCAGCCGCCTGGGTTGGGTCAGTGGCTGCATCAGTAGCGGTTTGCTTACCATCCGCAGCGACGCTATCGCTCTTTTGTTCCAACTTGGACGGGTCCAGCTCAGCCTTGCCGCTTTGCTTGAGGGTGGTGGTTAACTGGTTTTCCAAACTGCTCCAGTCCAGGCTGATGCCATTTTTGTCTAACTGCTGTTTGACGTTTTCGCCAATGCCCGGCGCTGCGGCGGCAATACCGTTGCCGGCCAAAGAGAGCCCCTTGCCGACGGCGCTACCGGCCAGGCCGACCACGCCGCTCGCCACAGAAATCACCAGCCAGGTCGTCAGTAATGTGGTCACTGCCCAGCTCAGCAGACCGTGCAAACCGCCACGGTTTGGCGAAGTTCTGCCGGCGACAAATGCACCAGCCGCCAGCGAGACCAGGGTAGTGACAAACAACCAGATCCCGGTGCCCGTGCCAAAGCCACTCAGAGGGTTGCCCTCATGCAACGGATCCACGGCCGAAGCGCCGATGGCCGTGCCCAGCACGCTCAGTATCAGATAGGTCACCAACGCCATGGCACTCCCGGCCAATACCGAACCCCATGAAACGTGAAACGCAAAGCGATTGGATTCATAGACAGTGGTCATTGTTATTCCTTATATTGACTAAACAAGTGGTTGTACGCACAGCACAGGGCCGCGCCGACAGAATCAGTCTGCCGCTTGGCACCACTGACCGTCCCGGTTCATTTGCACCGACAAAGCTAGTGCATTCACACCCCGCGAATGCACCTGTTACGCACTATGCTGTTGGGAACAGCGCCACTATCAGGCACTTCGATCGCCGTCAGGCGGCCAAGCCACTTCGTCTTTTGGAGAAAACATGAGTCAGTCCATCCTTGCCAACGAAACTAACCGTAGCCAGCTACAGCAGATCATCTCAGGGTTGTCGGAAGGGGTGATCCTGGCCGAGGTCGACCAGACCATTCTGTGGGCTAACGAGGCAGCGCTGAGCATGCATGGGTTGAGCAAGTTGAGTGAGCTGGGTGCCAATGGCGGTGAATATGCTGAGCGCTTTGCCTTGCGTTATCGCAACAATCACCCTTTGACGCCGGAACAGTATCCGATTACCCGGGCCGCCAACGGCGAGACCTTCAGCGACGTACTGGTCGAAGTTCGGCCCGCCAGCGAATCGGAGTACCTGTGGGTTCACCGTTTACGCAGCCTGGTGATTACCGACAGTAAAGGGCAAGCCGAATTGCTGGTTTTGATCCTGAGTGATGCCACCGAGTGGGCCAGTGCCGAGCAGCGTTTTGAAAAGACGTTCAACGCCAACCCGGCACCGGCAGTGATCTGCAGCCTGAGCGACCTGCGCTACATAAAGGTCAACCAGGGGTTCCTCGATATGACGGGCTATACACGCGATCAGGTGATGGGCACTTCGGTGTATGCGCTGGACGTGCTGGAACAGGCGGAACGCAAGGAACAAGCGGTGCAATTGCTGAGTGAAGGGGCGACCATTCCACAGATGCAGGCCGAACTGAAGCTGCCGGCCGGCGGAACCAAGCTGGTGATCGTCGCCGGCCAGCCGCTGGACATCAATGAAGAAGATTGCATGCTGTTTACTTTTACCGACCTCGAACCCCGTCGCAAGGCGGAGTCGGCGCTGCGCGAGAGTGAAGAGCGGTTTGCCAAGTCCTTTCGTTTAAGTCCGGTGCCCACGCTGGTGTGCACCGCGGACAAGCAGCGGGTGCTGGACATCAATGAGGCCTTTATAAAAACCACCGGATACGCCGCCGAGGAGTTAATCGGCAAGACGGTCGAAGAGATCAATGTTATCGATGGGCAGGGGGAATGCCGTCGGTTATTTGCCACGTTGGAAAAAAGCGGTAACGTCGAGAATCAAGACCTTAAAATACGCAAAAAGAGCAATGAAACCATCGACTGCGTGGCTTCAGCGGATGCCGTGAGCATTCAGGATGCCCGTTGTTATCTCCTGGTACTGATGGACATTACCGAACGCAAACGCTCTGAGCTTGATCTGGTGGCTGCCATCGAGGAAGTCATGCAAGACGCTTCCTGGTTTAGCCAGACATTGCTCGAAAAACTGGCCAATGTGAAAAGTATCAATAAGCCTAACCTGGCGGGGTTTTCCTTCACCGATCTTACCGCACGTGAACGCGACGTATTGGGGTTAATTTGCGAGGGGCTGCCGGACAAAAAGATCGCCGCACGCCTTAATCTTGCCCCGAATACGGTGCGTAATCATGTGGCGACGGTCTATTCCAAACTCGACGTCCATAGCCGCGCCGAAGCCATCGTCTGGGCCAGAGAGCGGGGGCTGTTTGCCGGTGAACGGTCATCTAAAAATGGAAAGTAGGGTGCAAATGCACTGGCCAATCCCCTGCAAATTGACCTTATGAGCGGTTCATCAACGGCTTACTATCGTGAGACAAGGCAGGCATTTGCACTATGCAAGCGTCGAAACAAACCTCACTCAGGAGTGCAGAATGAACAGCGATAAAATCAACGGCGTGATGGATAAAGTGGTAGGCAAGGCGCAGGAAGTGGCCGGTGATGTTACCGGCGATGAGCGTTTGCAGGCTGAGGGATCTACCCGCTACGTTGCCGGCGCACTACAAGAAAAATATGGCGATGCTGTTAGCTGCGTCAGCGATCTGGTCAAGAAGAAACCTCTCACTACGGTAGCGATTTTTGCCGGCGTGAGCCTGTTGGCAGGCCTGCTGCTACGTCGCCGCTGAGGCTGTGGATTGACTGATTACCGCAAATAAACCCCAGCCTGACTCGCCCGCATCCTGCGGGCGAATGCTTTCCCCGCGCCACTGCACATTGTATTTTGTGACAAAAAAGCCTCTTTTACTCCCCTTCGTTTTTTGCGTCTGAGCCATAGGTTCTATATATTTATTAACAGGCTCTGAATAAAGATGCGAATATCAGCCCGCATTGTGCATCAGTGGCCAGTATAATCAGTTTGCAAAGATGTTGACGGAACATGTGCTTTCGGGAGCAGAGTAAAGGTCAGTGAGGAACCTATTGCCTCTTGATGTTGCAACCGAGCAGACAACGACTCACAGGTTACGAGGAACTATCATGCATAAAAGAACACTGGCGTCATTGCACTACGATAAAATGCCTTACGATGGGGTGTATTACCATATTTTGAAACGCGAGGCACATGGGCACACGGCGCTGTTGAAACTTGATGCTGGCAGTCACCAGTCAGCCCGCCTGCATCCGGGCTGGGTCAAACTGATGGTCCTGTCCGGTGAGCTTAAGATCGGCGACCAAACCTTGCAGTCCCATGAAATGTTTATGATCCCGGCCAATACCGCCTATACCGTGGATGCTCTCACAGAGGTTTACTGTCTCGCGATTTCCGAACTGGATGGCGTGGAGTTGGCGCGCTAATTCTTGTTCTGCCAGCCTGCCGAACACTGAGCGCAGGCGATAATCCCACTCTATTTTTCAGACCTGTCTATCACGGGCCAACCTTGTTGGCCTGTCAGGCAGTGCCAATAAGGAGGGCGCTTTGAGCCATTCCACAGCGTTGTTAACCAAAATCCAGTCTCTGGAAACGATGTTGCATCAGCCACTGCTGCGAAACGACTCGGTTACGGTGGAAAAACTGCTGCATGATGATTTTGAAGAGATCGGCCGTTCGGGACAGCGCTACAACAAGGGGCATACCATTGCGGCATTGCAGGAAGAAACTGGCCAGGTGCCTATTTATGCCGAAAATTTCAAGCTGTCCACTATTGCCGAAGGAGTGGTGTTACTAACCTACAGAAGTTTTCAGCGCGGCGCCGACGGCAACGTGACCCGCAGTACTTTCCGCTCTTCAATCTGGCTGCGATCGTCGAGCGAGAACGATGACCATTGGCAGATGCGATTCCATCAGGGAACGCCAACGACAGGGTGAATCCATGTAGTTACGGATCCTCCATCAGGCCTATCAACCGTTGCATATTGTCCCCACAGGAAATACCCTCCGGCCGATTTTTGAGGTTGGCGATCATAGCTAATACTGCTTTTTTGCTCTCCTTAAGTTGTTGTTGTAATTGTTCAATCTCGGCTACGCGGGTATTGAGGGAATGGATCAGCCCTTCGTGATCCCAACCCGCTTGATTGTGCGGCAGGAACTGACGTATTTGTTCAAGCGAAAAGCCTGCCTGCTGGGCGTTATCGATGATCTTCAGTACACCTGCAACTTCGGGTGAGTAGTTTCGGTAGCCATTGCCTTGACGTGGAGGAGGGCTGATTAAGCCTTCTGCCTCGTAGAAACGAATCCGGGAAGGAGAGAGCCCCGTTGCCTTTGCCAAATCCCCAATCTTCATACCGTTCGAAAAACCCCTATTGACCTTAAAGCTAACTTTAAACCTATACTCTCTAAACGGTCAACGCAGGACCGAAGGCAAATCCGCTTTCGGGTACAAGGTCCGGAACCGGCCTTTCCTGCGCGTGGCCGAGAAAAGCATCACCCTTTGACTAATTGCTGAATGGGAGAATTGATATGGGTTACGTAACCACTAGCGATGGCGTTGACATTTTCTACAAGGACTGGGGACCAAAAGATGGAAAAGTCATCTTTTTCCATCATGGCTGGCCGCTGTCTAGCGATGATTGGGATGCCCAGATGCTGTTCTTCGTAAACCAAGGATTCCGCGTTGTTGCGCACGATCGGCGTGGCCATGGTCGTTCCAGTCAAGTATCGGAAGGGCATGATATGGATCACTATGCGGATGACGTTGCTGCGGTAGTGAAACATTTGAGCGTGCAAGGTGCCATGCATGTGGGTCACTCAACGGGCGGGGGCGAGGTGGTGCGTTACATCACGCGTCATGGTGAGGATAAGGTATCGAAAGCCGTACTGATCAGTGCTGTGCCGCCGTTGATGGTGAAAACCGACAGTAATCCGCAGGGAACACCCAAATCGGTATTTGATGATTTCCAGGCGCAACTGGCCGCCAATCGGGCGCAGTTCTATTACGATGTTCCCGCGGGACCTTTCTACGGCTACAACCGGCCCGGCGCCAAGCCGTTGGATGCGGTCATCTGGAATTGGTGGCGGCAAGGCATGATGGGCGGCGCCAAGGCTCATTATGACGGCGTCGTCGCGTTCTCACAGACGGATTTCACCGACGATCTCAAACGTATTTCCATCCCGGTGTTGGTGATCCACGGCGATGACGATCAAGTGGTTCCATACCAAGATTCAGGCGTGCTCTCGGCCAAGTTGGTCAAAAACGGCAAGCTTATTACCTACAAAGGTGCGCCGCACGGCATACCTACGACCCATGCCGATCGGGTCAATAGCGATCTACTGGCCTTTGTAAATAGCTGATGCGGGAAACACGGTTCTCGTGAAAAAAACAGGCTCCTTCTGGAGGGGCCTGTCGCCCGGCCCCTTTGGCAGCGCCTATCTGAGTGCGTAAATAGCGCCATACTGCAAAGATGAGAAATTGAAATGCAAACGATTCTGGGGGCCAATGGCCAGATCGCCCAAGAGCTTGCGCGAGAGCTGAAGCGTTCATACACCGATGATCTGCGGTTGGTCAGTCGTAATCCGCGGAAGGTCAATCAAAGCGATGTGCTTATCGCGGCAGACTTGCTGGATGCACAACAGACTCTTGAAGCCGCAAAAGGCAGCGACACGCTTTACTTCGTTGCAGGATTACCACCGGATTCAGCACTGTGGGAGAAACAGTTTCCAACGATGTTAAAAAATGCGTTGGACGCGAGCCGCTCGGTAGGAGCTCATTTTGTTTACTTTGATAACACCTATATGTATCCGCAGAACAGCGATCTGCAAACGGAAGAAACTCCATTCGCGCCTAAGGGGCGAAAAGGGCAAGTGCGAGCATTGATGGCGAATATGGTGCTAAAGGAAATGGAGCAAAAAAATATTCCCGTCACTCTTGGACGTGCCCCCGAGTTCTACGGGCCGGGGAAAACGCAGAGCTTCACCAATGCGTTAATCATCGACAAACTCAAGGCGGATGAAAAACCGCGTGTCCCTGTACGTGACGATACACTACGTACCCTTATCTGGACACCTGACGCCAGCCGTGCGCTGGCTGTTCTTGGCAATACACCCGATACTTCCGGTCAAACGTGGCACTTGCCGTGCTGCGATGATCGACTGACTTACGCTCAATTCGTTTCTTTGGCCTGTGAGGTATTCGGGAAAAATATCTCTTACTCCGTCATCAACAAATGGGTCCTAAGTGTTGCGGGCCTGTTTTCAAAAGGAGCCCGTGAGATTCGGGAGCTGTTACCGCGATATCAGCAGGACAATTTGTTCGACTCGACAAAATTCAAACGCCGCTTCCCAAACTTTAACGTAACGACGTATCGCGAGGGGCTGGAGGAAATCAGGCGTGAGTGGCAGGGCAAAAAGGTTGGTTGAGCAGAAGCAGTTTCAGTGACAATGTCACAATATCGCGTTATGTTAAATAGAGCTTTAGGTGTCTGAGTTCAAATGACAGTGATAACTACATGTAAAACATGATGTTATTTGCTTTTTGTTAGAATTACGACTTACCGGATACTGAACTGAGTCGAAAATTGCTCCTGAATTTTTAGCGACACCTTAGAAACATGGACAGCGCAGCGACAAATTATCCTGGTAAACAGTTCACCGGTGAGCGGATATCCGCGGGTTTTACTCATGGCATAATCGCTCATCATCAACGAGGAAAGAGGATCTGTTTTACGTCAGGGCTACTGATTTGTGCTTTAATGCTGACCAACTCAGGGTGAATATGCAGATATATTGGTCGTTTTAATGCCAGTTAAACAGTGCATTTTGGCGAAATCTGCAAGGGAAATGCTGCCAAGCTTTCACAGATTTCGCGTAGCGCGATCAAAATAAAACAGGGAAAAAGGATGATGTTTAAGAAAGGCAGGCCGAAAATGCTTTTTCGCAGGGAGAACACCACTGCAAGGGGAGCAATCCGCCATGGTGGTGAGTACCGCTGGCAGCGCCATAAGAAACGCGCGATTGATGAGAACTCACCGATGCGGGAAGGCATGCACGGCAGAATGCAACAAGGTATTGATTACACGCCGTTGTTCAAATTTCTG encodes the following:
- the flhA gene encoding formate hydrogenlyase transcriptional activator FlhA — translated: MSNAQLEKQELLEITRTLLSQRSFTDLLLQLRQILQRLQLADQVTLVLFDPDSERVSFYGLDAHRQPVSYQDETLLANGPVSRLRQSPLPQRWQSDDLHARYPQIGALALYLPFNQYCLMPLHAGGTLIGGCEVLRCHPAPFADASLVQLQTLMELVALAAEQLQLREEAELRQRQLRHERDDYRILVDVTNAVLSKLDLDDLIGEISKEIHRFFKIDAISIVLCVDKTEQVTIYSTHYLQEDVVERQQYSVALAGTLSEQVMQSGEMLLLNLKHSDRLAAYERQLFDLWHEQIQTLCVLPLVFGNKTLGVLKLAQCQPDNFNAANLRVLQQIAERIAIAVDNALAYQEINRLKESLVHENLYLTEQINGNNPDFGEIVGRSVVMSAVLKQVEMVAKSDCSVLILGETGTGKELIARAIHNLSERRDQRMVKMNCAVMPAGLLESDLFGHEKGAFTGATNQRMGRFELADKGTLFLDEVGEIPVELQPKLLRVLQEREFERVGGNKVISVDVRLIAATNRDLQQMVADREFRSDLFYRLNVFPIVIPPLRERPEDIPQLVKFLTYKIARRMKRTIDSIPAETLRLLSQMPWPGNVRELENVIERAVLLTRGTVLNLQLPELQYPVPSMALPVPKAEPSQPGEDERQQIIRVLKETNGVVAGPRGAAQRLGLKRTTLLSRMKKWGILVK
- the hchA gene encoding glyoxalase III HchA, which encodes MTNLPSEDRNPAPDAAEENAFFPSPYSLSKYTSAKTDFDGAHYPAPYKGGKWKVLMIASQERYLMMQNGKFFSTGNHPVEMLLPMHHMDLAGFEIDIATPSGDPVKLEMWAFPGEDAAVKATYEKYRRQLKQPKKLTEVVKDLDAGNYIGVFIPGGHGVLNDIPFSEDVKKALFWAHDNDRYVISLCHGPAGLLAAGLGEDKENFLYRGYEICVFPDSLDTGANIDIGYIPGPMPWLVGERLRELGVTILNSDITGKVHKDRRLLTGDSPLASNNLGKLAAETLLADVAAR
- a CDS encoding helix-turn-helix transcriptional regulator, coding for MSQSILANETNRSQLQQIISGLSEGVILAEVDQTILWANEAALSMHGLSKLSELGANGGEYAERFALRYRNNHPLTPEQYPITRAANGETFSDVLVEVRPASESEYLWVHRLRSLVITDSKGQAELLVLILSDATEWASAEQRFEKTFNANPAPAVICSLSDLRYIKVNQGFLDMTGYTRDQVMGTSVYALDVLEQAERKEQAVQLLSEGATIPQMQAELKLPAGGTKLVIVAGQPLDINEEDCMLFTFTDLEPRRKAESALRESEERFAKSFRLSPVPTLVCTADKQRVLDINEAFIKTTGYAAEELIGKTVEEINVIDGQGECRRLFATLEKSGNVENQDLKIRKKSNETIDCVASADAVSIQDARCYLLVLMDITERKRSELDLVAAIEEVMQDASWFSQTLLEKLANVKSINKPNLAGFSFTDLTARERDVLGLICEGLPDKKIAARLNLAPNTVRNHVATVYSKLDVHSRAEAIVWARERGLFAGERSSKNGK
- a CDS encoding CsbD family protein → MNSDKINGVMDKVVGKAQEVAGDVTGDERLQAEGSTRYVAGALQEKYGDAVSCVSDLVKKKPLTTVAIFAGVSLLAGLLLRRR
- a CDS encoding cupin domain-containing protein; this translates as MHKRTLASLHYDKMPYDGVYYHILKREAHGHTALLKLDAGSHQSARLHPGWVKLMVLSGELKIGDQTLQSHEMFMIPANTAYTVDALTEVYCLAISELDGVELAR
- a CDS encoding nuclear transport factor 2 family protein, which encodes MSHSTALLTKIQSLETMLHQPLLRNDSVTVEKLLHDDFEEIGRSGQRYNKGHTIAALQEETGQVPIYAENFKLSTIAEGVVLLTYRSFQRGADGNVTRSTFRSSIWLRSSSENDDHWQMRFHQGTPTTG
- a CDS encoding MerR family transcriptional regulator, which produces MKIGDLAKATGLSPSRIRFYEAEGLISPPPRQGNGYRNYSPEVAGVLKIIDNAQQAGFSLEQIRQFLPHNQAGWDHEGLIHSLNTRVAEIEQLQQQLKESKKAVLAMIANLKNRPEGISCGDNMQRLIGLMEDP
- a CDS encoding alpha/beta fold hydrolase, which translates into the protein MGYVTTSDGVDIFYKDWGPKDGKVIFFHHGWPLSSDDWDAQMLFFVNQGFRVVAHDRRGHGRSSQVSEGHDMDHYADDVAAVVKHLSVQGAMHVGHSTGGGEVVRYITRHGEDKVSKAVLISAVPPLMVKTDSNPQGTPKSVFDDFQAQLAANRAQFYYDVPAGPFYGYNRPGAKPLDAVIWNWWRQGMMGGAKAHYDGVVAFSQTDFTDDLKRISIPVLVIHGDDDQVVPYQDSGVLSAKLVKNGKLITYKGAPHGIPTTHADRVNSDLLAFVNS
- a CDS encoding SDR family oxidoreductase, with protein sequence MQTILGANGQIAQELARELKRSYTDDLRLVSRNPRKVNQSDVLIAADLLDAQQTLEAAKGSDTLYFVAGLPPDSALWEKQFPTMLKNALDASRSVGAHFVYFDNTYMYPQNSDLQTEETPFAPKGRKGQVRALMANMVLKEMEQKNIPVTLGRAPEFYGPGKTQSFTNALIIDKLKADEKPRVPVRDDTLRTLIWTPDASRALAVLGNTPDTSGQTWHLPCCDDRLTYAQFVSLACEVFGKNISYSVINKWVLSVAGLFSKGAREIRELLPRYQQDNLFDSTKFKRRFPNFNVTTYREGLEEIRREWQGKKVG